The genomic segment CTATGCAGGCCACTGATCTTTTTCTGGGCCTGTCCGATGACAGAAAAACTGCCAAAGCAATTATTCAGGCCGCAGCAGAAAGCCGAAATCCCAGCCTGCTGCACCGCTTTCTCAAGGCCTGCGCCAGCATGGAAAATCCTGTCACCCGACAAGGGTGTGAGAGCATACTGCGCAAAGCCATTGAGGAAATTCCATCGGAAAGGCCACGCATTCTCGTTACAGACGATTCGCCCACCATGCGCCGTTTCTATGAAACCCTTCTGCCTCAGTACGGCTATACAGTGGAAACGGCCCGTGACGGACTGAACGCCCTGACCAGACTACAAACGGACCCTTCACGCTTTGTCCTTGTCCTCACAGACCTCAACATGCCCAATAAAAACGGCATTGAGCTGAGTATCAGCATCCGGGAAAAAATGGGTACAGAGCTTCCCATTCTCATGGTTTCAACGGAAACCATGGAAAATCAAAAAAAGACAGCTCTTCAGGCAGGTGTCACTGCCTTTTTACGCAAACCCTTTACCACGGAAAAACTCATTGCCCAAATCCGGTCTCTGCTTAATCCGGATAAAAAAAAGAGAAAAGAATCTTCTTAAGCCTGCCTCAAAAGAAAAAACCGCATGTATCTGTGATCAGGCATGGAACCTGCAGGAATACCAGCTATCTCTTCTTCCAGATCCATAAAAAGCTTCTCCAGAACAGCACCCGTCCTGTCCGCCAGTACGGCGGGTAAAAGCCCGGTACGCTCTGAAAGCCAGGCCAGAAAATCATTTCTTATTTCAATGGGTATTGAAAATCCCCCTGCTGTTTTTTTCCTCAAAATACTGAAAAAAGAGCGGAAACGCTCTTCATGCACGGGCACAAGCCTGTTACTTCCTTCTCCCAGCCTGTCCTGAACCCAGAGGGTCAAAAGCATATTCTTCCAGGTCAGAAGTCTCCCCATACCATCCACTTCCTCAAGGCCCAGCAAGGCAAAAACATCGTCCAGAGCCAAAATGTCATCCACCTCCCCTTCTGCCCTGACAAGATCCCCATCGGAATCAAAGGGGACATAATAAGTCCCACCGGATGCTGCTGCATCAAAACGAAGGGGCATATCCAGCAAAAATCCCCCCAGAAGCCCCATGCCCTCCTCATCCCAGAAGGAAAGGGCAAGCCCGCTTCTGCGGAACCAGGCCTTTTTGTACCAGTCCCCCACCTTCCATTTCAGCCGCATCACAGGACCAGCCCCCGCCCGGAAGATAAAATCCAAACGATAGGTCCGCAAAACCGCCGTACAGGCCTGAGGAGAAGGCTCCCTTTCTCCGGTGATACGGGCAATACCTACCCGTATATATCCCATTACGGCAAGGCCTGCGGCATCCAGCTCTTCACGGGAACGCAGTACCTTTCCCCCTGAACCGATGAACCGGTTGCACAGCGCCGCCATTTCCAGATAAAGATCCGCCAGTACATTCTCTGTATCCAGAACTACCAGTGCTTCGGAAAAAACAGAATCCATGGATGCCATACGAAGACCCTGCTCAGGAATGGAGAAAACCCTCTCCTCTGTCGTTTTTGCAAAAACTTTTTTCCCCCGGCTTTCAAGCTCACCCTCCTTCAGGGGCTGGAAAAGTCCGCCTGCCTCTTCTGCGGGAATAAAACCCTTTTCTGCCAGACGTACCCTGCGCCAGTGAAGGGCAGCTTCCTCCAGTTCTGCGGGAATGGACCATGACATTTCCTGTAATATACGGAAATAAAGAGGGTGGGATGTATCCGCAAGACTGCGTATAAAAATCTGCAGGGCTTCCTCTCTGGCTTCCCTTTCTTCGGGATTACTTTCATCTTCAGGCATGGGCTTAAGCCTAAAATACAGCACATCATCCAGGGTGGCAAAACCGTCGGGAAAATCAGAAGGATCTTCATCGTGCTCCCGGATGCGCACCTCCAGATTCCGAAAAAGCCAGACATCCATCAGGTCTCCATCTTCTTCCACCATGAACTTCACAAAACGTTTGGGCGCAGCCCGGAGAAAGCGGCAGAGCCAGAGACTCATCGCTCCATAATCCGGCACATCCTTTTCCCAGCATTCCTGATCAACTATGAAATGCCACTGCCTGTCCGTTGCCATGGAAAGCACAGGCAGAAAATCATCTGGCCCGATGCGGTGCATCAGAAGAAAAAAATCCTCCTCCGGATAAGAATGAACCAGAGGCAGGGCCTGCGGGTCCGAGAGAAGAACATCAAGGGCTTCTTCTTCGGAAAGTGTCTCCAGGTGGCGTCTTTTTGTCGCAAGGGCCATCAGACGCTCTTCATGGGGGGAAAGGGACTGGGTTGTCATCCGTAAACCTCTTCAAAAAAAAATTAAATAAATCAAGATCTTGATCCGTGACCTGGCTGCTTTATTCTGTCGGGATTTGCAAGCCGGGCAAGGAGGATGGCCAGAAAAATTGCGGGCAGCCCGATTATGGCCGATGAAATAAAAAACCAGAACCAGCTGATATGCTCCACCATCACACCGGTAAAACCAGCAAGGAACTGCCCCGGCAGGGTCATAATGGAGCTGAAAAGGGCATACTGGGTGGCCGTATAGGCCGTATTGGTAAGACTGGAAAGATAGGCAATAAAGACAGCCACCGCCATTCCAGCACTGATATTATCCGA from the Desulfobotulus mexicanus genome contains:
- a CDS encoding DUF6178 family protein, producing MTTQSLSPHEERLMALATKRRHLETLSEEEALDVLLSDPQALPLVHSYPEEDFFLLMHRIGPDDFLPVLSMATDRQWHFIVDQECWEKDVPDYGAMSLWLCRFLRAAPKRFVKFMVEEDGDLMDVWLFRNLEVRIREHDEDPSDFPDGFATLDDVLYFRLKPMPEDESNPEEREAREEALQIFIRSLADTSHPLYFRILQEMSWSIPAELEEAALHWRRVRLAEKGFIPAEEAGGLFQPLKEGELESRGKKVFAKTTEERVFSIPEQGLRMASMDSVFSEALVVLDTENVLADLYLEMAALCNRFIGSGGKVLRSREELDAAGLAVMGYIRVGIARITGEREPSPQACTAVLRTYRLDFIFRAGAGPVMRLKWKVGDWYKKAWFRRSGLALSFWDEEGMGLLGGFLLDMPLRFDAAASGGTYYVPFDSDGDLVRAEGEVDDILALDDVFALLGLEEVDGMGRLLTWKNMLLTLWVQDRLGEGSNRLVPVHEERFRSFFSILRKKTAGGFSIPIEIRNDFLAWLSERTGLLPAVLADRTGAVLEKLFMDLEEEIAGIPAGSMPDHRYMRFFLLRQA